A part of Perognathus longimembris pacificus isolate PPM17 chromosome 16, ASM2315922v1, whole genome shotgun sequence genomic DNA contains:
- the LOC125364548 gene encoding basic proline-rich protein-like has protein sequence PPLSPPPPPPSTPPPPSTPPPPPPSPPLSPPPPPSTPPSPPPPPPLSPPPPPPSPPPPPPPPSPPPPSPPPPSTPPPPPPSPPPPSPPPSPPPSPPPPSTPPPPPPSTPTPPPPSPPPPPPPPSPPPPPSTPPSPPPPPPPPSPPPSPPPPPSTPPSPPPPPPLSPPPPPPSPPPPPPPPSPPPPSPPPSTPPPPPPLSPPPPPPPPSPPPSTPPPPPPLSPPPPPPPPSPPPPSPPPPPPPPSPSPPPSPPPPSPPPSTPPPPPPPLSPPPPPPSPPSPPPPPPTPTPPSPPTTTTTTPTPPPPPPSPPLSPPPPPSTPPSPPPPPPLSPPPPPPSPPPPPPPPSPPPPSPPPPSTPPPPPPSPPPPSPPPSPPPSPPPPSTPPPPPPSTPTPPPPSPPPPPPPPPSPPPSPPPPPPLSPPPPPPSPPPPPPPPSPPPPSPPPSTPPPPPPLSPPPPPPPPSPPPPSPPPPPPPPSPSPPPSPPPPSPPPSTPPPPPPSPPPPPPPLSPPPPPPPSTPPPPSTPPPPPPSTPTPPPPSPPPPPPPPPSPPPPPSTPPSPPPPPPPPSPPLSPPPPPSTPTSPPPPPPLSPPPPPPSPPPPPPPPSPPPPSPPPPSTPPPPPPPPPPPLSPPPSPPPPSTPPPPSTPPPPPPTPTPPPPSPPPPPPPSPPPPPSTPPSPPPPPPPPSPPLSPPPPPSTPPSPPPPPPLSPPPPPPSPPPPPPPPSPPPPSPPPSTPPPPPPLSPPPPPPPPSPPPPSPPPPPPPPSPSPPPSPPPPSPPPSTPPPPPPPLSPPPPPPSLPHHLHYY, from the exons ccaccactgtcaccaccaccaccaccaccatcaacaccaccaccaccatcaacaccaccaccaccaccaccatcaccaccactgtcaccaccaccaccaccatcaacaccaccgtcaccaccaccaccaccaccactgtcaccaccaccaccaccaccatcaccaccaccaccaccaccaccaccgtcaccaccaccaccatcaccaccaccaccatcaacaccaccaccaccaccaccatcaccaccaccaccgtcaccaccaccgtcaccaccaccatcaccaccaccaccatcaacaccaccaccaccaccaccatcaacaccaacaccaccaccaccatcaccaccaccaccaccaccaccaccatcaccaccaccaccaccatcaacaccaccatcaccaccaccaccaccaccaccaccatcaccaccaccgtcaccaccaccaccaccatcaacaccaccgtcaccaccaccaccaccaccactgtcaccaccaccaccaccaccatcaccaccaccaccaccaccaccaccgtcaccaccaccaccatcaccaccaccatcaacaccaccaccaccaccaccactgtcaccaccaccaccaccaccaccaccatcaccaccaccatcaacaccaccaccaccaccaccactgtcaccaccaccaccaccaccaccaccatcaccaccaccaccatcaccaccaccaccacctccaccaccatcaccatcaccaccaccgtcaccaccaccaccatcaccaccaccatcaacaccaccaccaccaccaccaccactgtcaccaccaccaccaccaccatc accaccgtcaccaccaccaccaccaccaacaccaacaccaccgtcaccacccactaccaccaccacaacaccaacaccaccaccaccaccaccatcaccaccactgtcaccaccaccaccaccatcaacaccaccgtcaccaccaccaccaccaccactgtcaccaccaccaccaccaccatcaccaccaccaccaccaccaccaccgtcaccaccaccaccatcaccaccaccaccatcaacaccaccaccaccaccaccatcaccaccaccaccgtcaccaccaccgtcaccaccaccatcaccaccaccaccatcaacaccaccaccaccaccaccatcaacaccaacaccaccaccaccatcaccaccaccaccaccaccaccaccaccatcaccaccaccgtcacc cccaccaccaccaccactgtcaccaccaccaccaccaccatcaccaccaccaccaccaccaccaccgtcaccaccaccaccatcaccaccaccatcaacaccaccaccaccaccaccactgtcaccaccaccaccaccaccaccaccatcaccaccaccaccatcaccaccaccaccacctccaccaccatcaccatcaccaccaccgtcaccaccaccaccatcaccacca ccatcaacaccaccaccaccaccaccatcaccaccaccaccaccaccaccactgtcaccaccaccaccaccaccaccatcaacaccaccaccaccatcaacaccaccaccaccaccaccatcaacaccaacaccaccaccaccatcaccaccaccaccaccaccaccaccaccatcaccaccaccaccaccatcaacaccaccatcaccaccaccaccaccaccaccaccatcaccaccactgtcaccaccaccaccaccatcaacaccaacgtcaccaccaccaccaccaccactgtcaccaccaccaccaccaccatcaccaccaccaccaccaccaccaccgtcaccaccaccaccatcaccaccaccaccatcaacaccaccaccaccaccaccaccaccaccaccaccactgtcaccaccaccatcaccaccaccaccatcaacaccaccaccaccatcaacaccaccaccaccaccaccaacaccaacaccaccaccaccatcaccaccaccaccaccaccaccatcaccaccaccaccaccatcaacaccaccatcaccaccaccaccaccaccaccaccatcaccaccactgtcaccaccaccaccaccatcaacaccaccgtcaccaccaccaccaccaccactgtcaccaccaccaccaccaccatcaccaccaccaccaccaccaccaccgtcaccaccaccaccatcaccaccaccatcaacaccaccaccaccaccaccactgtcaccaccaccaccaccaccaccaccatcaccaccaccaccatcaccaccaccaccacctccaccaccatcaccatcaccaccaccgtcaccaccaccaccatcaccaccaccatcaacaccaccaccaccaccaccaccactgtcaccaccaccaccaccaccatcattacctCATCACCTACACtactac